A window from Penicillium oxalicum strain HP7-1 chromosome VIII, whole genome shotgun sequence encodes these proteins:
- a CDS encoding Pheromone-regulated membrane protein 10, with translation MSAQWHNIDGDMALLPPSGEKPSCFTRLGVSIPKVEEEHHSDIQHGAAQSPNSPLARVSQDDVIEKSSATSIPNRWKTVSQRIRERAGTIAEALGRPHERDSDDLGASLSPECYGATDDIRSYEARTAVDEEQRLMGTDYNSQAQHLLRQLGLRHHRRQSSGVRGQDAGEGLSGASTPGAITPGESGASTPLNGGLLSHLLRVYANNMESASRMSVATTAAASDPETETLPPKQFGSGTPGTATPGSMGMGTATGTNTGPVTPGGGTPTGKKEKVKWYKSANNSKENLAQKSGGHHYTSSLISASMGMGRVGVPGAQGPPPMTAKERRKQKRRSAKEVKLTVHIAAMLARQQYIMQLCRALMKYGAPTHRLEEYMVMTSNVLDVNAQFLYIPGCMFMSFDDPLTRTAEVKIIRVVQGLDLSRLAETHNVYKNVVHDVISVEDATGQLDAIMQRKPRYNRWILILLTGLASVAVGPYAFSARPIDLPIIFVLGSLVGFMQHILAPTSSTYTNVLEVSAAILTSFLARAFGSISHNGERVFCFAAMAQSSIAMILPGFAVLSSSLELQSHQMNAGSIRMVFTLIYSLFLGYGVTVGTTIYGLIDNNATADSTCPNATAVWGNEYIQHFPFVALFCLFAALINQAKFKQLPVTVIMGVCGYVTNYFSTKKLGANQVANTVGAFTIGLLANLYSRIWHGHAAAAIIPGIFTLVPSGLASSGSILSGLQYSEAVKSGNVNNTNSSTSGSNLLGLGYGMIQTAIGISVGLFVSALIVYPHGKKRSGIFSL, from the exons ATGTCGGCCCAATGGCACAACATTGATGGTGACATGGCCCTG CTCCCTCCGTCGGGTGAGAAACCGAGCTGCTTCACACG GCTTGGGGTCTCGATCCCgaaagtggaggaggaacaCCACTCAGACATCCAGCATGGCGCAGCGCAGTCTCCAAACTCTCCTCTCGCACGAGTCTCGCAAGATGACGTGATTGAGAAATCCAGCGCGACTTCCATCCCCAATCGTTGGAAGACGGTCAGCCAACGCATCCGAGAACGAGCAGGCACGATTGCCGAGGCACTTGGCCGGCCCCATGAAAGAGACTCGGACGACCTGGGGGCAAGCTTGTCCCCCGAGTGCTACGGGGCCACCGACGATATTCGAAGCTATGAAGCGCGTACTGCAGTGGACGAGGAGCAACGTCTGATGGGGACCGATTACAATTCCCAAGCACAGCATTTGCTCCGGCAATTGGGacttcgtcatcatcggcgACAGTCAAGCGGTGTTCGAGGTCAAGATGCTGGCGAAGGGCTGTCTGGCGCAAGTACTCCCGGCGCCATCACCCCCGGGGAGAGTGGAGCATCTACTCCTCTCAACGGAGGCCTGCTATCGCATCTGCTTCGTGTGTATGCCAATAATATGGAATCGGCGAGCCGAATGAGCGTGGCCACCACGGCTGCCGCCTCTGACCCCGAAACGGAAACTCTTCCACCCAAACAATTCGGCTCAGGGACCCCTGGTACTGCGACGCCCGGGAGTATGGGTATGGGAACGGCTACGGGAACGAACACGGGGCCTGTGACCCCCGGTGGAGGCACCCCGacaggaaagaaagaaaaggtcaaATGGTACAAGAGCGCCAACAACAGCAAAGAAAATTTGGCCCAAAAGTCGGGCGGTCACCATTACACCTCCTCGCTCATCTCTGCCTCGATGGGCATGGGCCGAGTGGGTGTTCCCGGTGCCCAGGGTCCTCCACCCATGACCGCAAAAGAGAGACGCAAGCAGAAACGAAGGAGTGCCAAGGAAGTCAAATTGACGGTGCACATTGCCGCCATGTTGGCCCGTCAGCAATACATCATGCAGCTCTGCCGTGCGCTGATGAAGTACGGTGCACCTACCCACCGCCTGGAAGAATACATGGTCATGACCTCCAATGTGCTCGACGTGAACGCGCAATTTCTGTACATTCCCGGCTGCATGTTCATGTCATTTGACGATCCGTTGACTCGGACTGCTGAAGTAAAGATCATCCGTGTGGTGCAGGGTCTAGATCTCTCACGGCTTGCCGAAACCCACAACGTCTACAAGAATGTTGTGCACGACGTGATCAGTGTGGAGGATGCCACTGGACAACTGGATGCGATTATGCAACGGAAGCCCCGATACAATCGTTGGATTCTTATCCTCCTCACGGGTCTTGCGAGTGTCGCTGTGGGTCCCTACGCCTTTTCTGCTCGACCCATCGACTTGCCTATCATTTTCGTCCTCGGGTCTTTGGTCGGATTTATGCAACACATTCTTGCTCCCACATCATCCACTTACACCAACGTACTTGAAGTCTCTGCCGCCATCCTCACCTCCTTCCTCGCCCGTGCCTTTGGCAGTATCAGCCACAACGGCGAGCGTGTGTTCTGTTTCGCCGCCATGGCTCAATCCTCCATCGCCATGATTCTCCCCGGGTTCGCTGTCCTCTCATCCTCCCTCGAGCTGCAAAGTCATCAGATGAACGCGGGATCCATCCGCATGGTTTTCACGCTCATCtactctctcttcctcggctACGGTGTCACTGTCGGCACGACCATCTACGGTCTCATAGACAACAACGCCACTGCAGACTCGACCTGCCCCAACGCCACGGCTGTCTGGGGCAACGAATACATTCAACACTTCCCCTTTGTTGCCCTCTTCTGTCTTTTCGCTGCGCTCATCAATCAAGCCAAATTCAAACAACTCCCGGTCACCGTCATCATGGGCGTGTGTGGCTACGTCACCAACTACTTCTCCACCAAGAAGCTGGGTGCGAACCAGGTCGCCAACACCGTCGGAGCATTCACCATTGGCCTGCTGGCTAATCTGTACTCGCGTATTTGGCATGGCCACGCGGCGGCAGCCATCATCCCGGGCATCTTCACGCTTGTCCCGTCAGGATTGGCCAGCAGTGGCTCCATCTTGAGTGGATTGCAATATTCCGAGGCCGTAAAGAGCGGCAATGTGAACAATACGAACAGTAGCACGAGCGGGAGTAACCTACTGGGCTTGGGATACGGAATGATCCAGACCGCGATCGGTATCTCGGTGGGTCTATTTGTCTCTGCATTGATTGTGTATCCGCatggaaagaagaggagtggTATTTTCAGTCTGTAA